Genomic window (Clostridiales bacterium):
CATCCTCTTGCACTTTATGCATATCAGCCGGTGCTTGTGCTGGGTATTTTTTATTTCAAACCTCGCCTTGTCATCATTCATAAATATAGTTTTTGTAATAATACCCTTGTCGCACATCATATCCAGATTTCTATATATAGTAGATAAATTAATGGATGTATCCATATCTTTCAATTTTATGAATAATTCGTCAGCAGTAATCGGAACATCCGATTTGCTCAATACATCAAAAATTATCTCCCTCTGTTTTGTATTTTTAATGCCCATGTTTTCAAAGAGTTCTTTATATCTTCCATCTACAGACAAATCATCTCATCTCCCCGCATGAAAACTATCGGCACTTTTGTATACGCCTATACGTATATTTCGTATTTGAACGCCTTATTCAAAAGATTCAAGCCTATATACAGATTATATCACTAATCCGCGTTAAATTTGCATTTTTATTTTAAAG
Coding sequences:
- a CDS encoding transcriptional repressor, giving the protein MSVDGRYKELFENMGIKNTKQREIIFDVLSKSDVPITADELFIKLKDMDTSINLSTIYRNLDMMCDKGIITKTIFMNDDKARFEIKNTQHKHRLICIKCKRMVPIDDCPIEEFEKMLCKKTSFDITGHKLEIYGYCPKCKKTK